aggcTATATAAATGATTTAGTTACCATagcaataaaattaaattcataaTTTAACCATTAGAATGGACACGTAAAATAGACATCCTGATTATAACAAAGTATGTAATTACAGTATAGCACGACTTTCGATACTTCTCGAATAAGTAAGACCAACAGGCAAACGGCACATACCTGGAAACCGTGTCAAAACAACCTCCTGAAACACAGAAAAGACACACCCCATAACTTATCATTGCTTTGGTCGATTCGATATGTGTGAATAATATTCGAACCTTGGACTGACAACCAGAAATCAAGTCCTTAAATGTAACAGAACTCTTTAATAGAAAAGATAAAGAATagctttaaaacaacaaatagaCTGGTTCGTCTACTGGGTGCTTCAACCTAGTAGATAATAATGTAAATGTATCAGTAGAATATGCATGTCGTCATGAACGAGAAACTTCTGAacacgaaataatatttaaataaaaacaaattatcttAGTTGGAGACAGTgatgtaacattttattttattgattattattattattttattattttattatttatttattttattttaatttttgttaacaaaaaaattgggggggggggggtctgactTCAgctccttttttctttctttctttcgtctaAGAAAAGATACAGTACTAAAGTTACCATTtcctaatttaaaataataatagtttttaaaaaaaactgtgctaaaagaaaaaagaactgGTGAACTATTATTTCTCTACCCTTAATTATCTGCAATAAGTTTCATTTGAAGGAAATGATAttgaggtcaggtcatagggttttacgtgcacattcagaacaagctgttgtagccacgtctgtcatgggcgcagTTGCCGGCCTAGGCCGTCtgctccgtccaggacaggaaaacgGTTGGGATGGGTAGGAGAGGGAACCGCccgcgctggcaagtgcaaaagaaagaaatgttttatttaacgacgcactcaacacattttattgacggttatatggcgtcagacgtatggttaaggaccacacagattttgagaggaaacccgctgtcgccacataggctactcttttacgacaggcagcaagggatcttttatttgcgcttcccacaggcaggatagcacaaaccatggcctttgttgaaccagtaatggatcactggtcggtgcaagtggtttacacctacccattgagccttgtggagcactcactcagggtttggagtcgatatctggattaaaaatcccatgcctcgactgggatccgaacccagtacctaccagcctgtagaccgatggcctgccacgacgccacctaggCCGGTTCAGGCAAGTGCAAaagagcacaagcagcccgaacGGGGTCGGTAACGGGCGGGGTGAATTTTTTgtgctattgaatttgtatATCCCGTAGGCTAAAGTCAAAAAGGAAAGTATTGCGCAATTTCTTGAAGGCATTTTGGAACGGTTCATCGAAAGAAAAAATGGGGAGCTACATGTTAATTTTGAGTTAGTTTGCCTAGAGTCGGAACCTTGATGTAGAGCAACATTGCtgctttaaatattatttagcgTAACATTATTAGGGAACCAGTCAAGATATTATTTTGCGGgaacttgaaaaatattttggtttgtACGACGAAATTATATGGAAGTGCCACCAGGAGAAAACGAAAAGTCTTCGGACGATGctccatttgtttttcaatgtgcTGGGTGTAAAACTATACTTGGAGACACCACGGCATGGGTCTGCACAAATGAAACGCTGAAGACCATAACATTACACAGAAAGTATttttaacaatgaataatacatttataaacgtTGCCAGATTATGAAAGTTTGACAAATCATTCtcttagaaaaataaaataagaacgTCTCAAGTTACAGACCCCTCTGTTTATACTGGGCATGAcaatatggctaaggaccacacacatgtattaagagaaaaaaacttgctgtcgccacatcatggggcagggctactctttcgattagaagcaagggatcttttatatgtaccatcccacaaatctttcatatgtacataccacagcctttgttacaccaattgtggagcactggcaggaacgggaaatagccaaatagacccaccaacgggaatcgatcaggcgagcactgttacttgtaccactgagctacgttccgccctctcgacaccactagagcacattgattaattaaccattggctattggatgttattatggtatttctgacacgtcatcagaggaaacccagtacCTTTTTTCtcatgcagcaaggtatcttttatatgcactttttcacagacaggaatgcacataccatgacctatGACCAGTTGTGCaccggttggaacgagaaaaaagcctatcagttgaatgtatccatagaggtggttcgatcctgcgacgcgagcactcaactgattgagctaaatcccgctccttGTGTATATTGATTTTCAGAATTAtgattatgaacattttaatagCATCTTATTTTTGTCTCTTGTTTAGGCGTTAGTAAGCAAGTGAAAGTGAAAAATGATCTTTTTACCTGCACCTCGCCGTCTACAGTGGATTTTGGAAGGTAATtgttaaatgtaaataattccccaaccattttgaaatgtttttgccataTATGCAAAATGCTTACTTATGGtgaagtttgtttaatttaacgacgccactagagcacattgattttttatcttatcggctattggacgtcaaacatatggtcattctgagactgttttgttttttagagaacacccgctgtcgccacataggctactcttttatgacaggcagcaagggatctttgctCACCTATGGTGATTCACTaagcaagtttcagagatcactacacaattttaaaacattaaacagtagttaaTAAATtctcaattgactagaaatatccataggcaggctcccatttttgcaTGGGGGGGAATGCAGACAAGTTTTGCCAGAATTGaatgaaaatgcctgaatctggaaaaaatcatttaatcatattagcattactaccaaacagctatatagggttgcaaatgaattgctacacatttttacatggattacaactaattttgagggtagaatgatgaaaatacatggtaaaaaggtctcgggTTGACATATTTTCCCcccaatatctgtataatttttgcccaaatttgacgTTTTGTTCCagcactgggggtgggggggggggggttgcagtATATATAACTTCTCTACATGGTGTTTCGCTAGAAATATAAAGTTTGATAGTAAAGCAGGATGAGTTTCAAATGATAAAATATCAAATTGTTTATGTTTTCAGTTCGTACAATGACTTGATGTGCTGTGGCTGTGACACAACAATAGGCAAACTATACCATACAACAAACCAAAAACTGGACTC
The sequence above is drawn from the Gigantopelta aegis isolate Gae_Host chromosome 6, Gae_host_genome, whole genome shotgun sequence genome and encodes:
- the LOC121375348 gene encoding protein Mis18-alpha-like, which translates into the protein MEVPPGENEKSSDDAPFVFQCAGCKTILGDTTAWVCTNETLKTITLHSVSKQVKVKNDLFTCTSPSTVDFGSSYNDLMCCGCDTTIGKLYHTTNQKLDSVRGHFSLLLHKLISYQIGSCTQTMRTSDIYEHMTLPSSFMQEMRVHMKKVQAIIVSINSRLSSVEKCLNDDDDQRDHT